From a region of the Streptomyces venezuelae genome:
- a CDS encoding DegV family protein produces the protein MSRHVAIVTDSTAYLPRPAMARHGITAVPLTVVLGGEALEEGTEISARSLALALQKRRSVTTSRPSTEEFVRAYQAAADAGATGIVSLHLSAEFSGTYDAAVVAARTAPVPVRVLDTGMVAMALGFCALAAAEVAEAGGSVDEAVAAAEKRAADMAAYFYVDTLDYLRRGGRIGAAQALLGSALAVKPLLTLDGGRIEMLEKVRTSSKAIARLEELAVERAGSAEVDVAVHHLAAPERAEKLAERLRERIPGLVELHVSEVGAVIGAHTGPGLLAAVVSPR, from the coding sequence ATGTCCCGCCATGTCGCCATCGTCACCGATTCCACGGCCTACCTGCCCCGTCCGGCCATGGCGCGGCACGGAATCACCGCCGTCCCGCTCACCGTCGTGCTCGGGGGCGAGGCACTTGAGGAAGGCACCGAGATCTCGGCACGCAGCCTGGCGCTGGCCCTGCAGAAGCGCCGGTCGGTCACCACCTCGCGCCCGAGCACGGAGGAGTTCGTCCGGGCCTACCAGGCGGCGGCGGACGCCGGGGCGACCGGCATCGTCAGCCTGCACCTGTCCGCGGAGTTCTCCGGCACCTACGACGCCGCCGTGGTCGCCGCCAGGACCGCACCCGTGCCGGTCCGCGTCCTGGACACCGGCATGGTCGCGATGGCCCTCGGTTTCTGCGCGCTGGCCGCCGCCGAGGTGGCCGAGGCGGGTGGATCCGTGGACGAGGCCGTGGCGGCCGCCGAGAAGCGCGCGGCGGACATGGCCGCGTACTTCTACGTCGACACCCTCGACTACCTCCGCCGTGGCGGCCGGATCGGGGCCGCGCAGGCCCTCCTCGGCTCGGCCCTGGCGGTGAAGCCCCTGCTGACCCTGGACGGCGGGCGCATCGAGATGCTGGAGAAGGTCCGTACGTCGTCCAAGGCCATCGCCCGGCTGGAAGAACTGGCCGTCGAGCGCGCCGGGTCCGCCGAAGTCGACGTGGCCGTGCACCACCTGGCGGCTCCGGAACGGGCGGAGAAGCTGGCCGAGCGGCTCCGCGAACGCATCCCCGGGCTGGTCGAGCTGCACGTCAGCGAGGTCGGCGCGGTGATCGGGGCGCACACCGGCCCGGGGTTGCTGGCGGCGGTCGTCTCACCTCGCTGA